In the genome of Pieris rapae chromosome 6, ilPieRapa1.1, whole genome shotgun sequence, one region contains:
- the LOC110995712 gene encoding uncharacterized protein LOC110995712: MAPEKELKESEDVMESIDELKERLSSMKRMMEERKAAGSGTKELFQGHAPSLEGTNMIDGGFLSFVFGGSLVVILSVSFYAFYNLYHAVLKKFPSPHTEL; this comes from the exons atggcaCCGGAAAAGGAACTAAAAG AGTCAGAAGATGTAATGGAATCAATAGATGAATTAAAAGAGCGATTATCTTCTATGAAACGTATGATGGAAGAAAGGAAAGCAGCCGGTTCTGGAACGAAAGAGCTCTTCCAGGGTCACGCGCCAAGTTTAGAAGGAACTAACATGATAGATGGCGGTTTCCTAAGTTTTGTGTTCGGTGGATCTCTTGTCGTGATACTTAGCGTATCGTTTTATGCCTTTTATAACCTATACCATGCCGTTTTAAAGAAATTCCCATCGCCACATAcggaattgtaa
- the LOC110995701 gene encoding trypsin, alkaline B-like codes for MLSTLFFFTIVLSAGYAKVKSPKIVGGEETTIETYPYIVQVEAFNTWTGWNQNCAANILNSNWILSAAHCFEGWNYSPATTRIRAGTTTRNTGGVVHYVDYEINHPEYRVFSRYDADINVVKLLTPIVETSSVKRGTLVAHGFAIPDNYPVIHAGWGHTTFGGRPSNVLLHTQMYTINNQLCATRYQQLNGVVTPNMICAGLLDIGGRDACQGDSGGPLYATGQNGHIIVGVVSWGHRCANETFPGLSTNVASYTNWVLENAR; via the exons atgctgtccacattatttttctttacaatagTGCTATCCGCAG GATACGCTAAGGTAAAGTCACCGAAAATTGTCGGTGGGGAGGAAACAACAATAGAAACCTATCCATACATTGTTCAAGTGGAAGCTTTTAATACGTGGACGGGGTGGAATCAAAACTGCGCAGCCAATATCCTGAACTCGAACTGGATTTTATCAGCAGCCCATTGTTTTGAGGGATG GAATTATTCGCCTGCCACTACACGAATCAGGGCCGGGACAACTACCCGAAACACTGGTGGTGTTGTCCACTACGTCGACTATGAAATCAATCATCCGGAATACCGAGTTTTTTCCCGTTACGATGCTGATATAAATGTTGTGAAATTACTTACTCCTATTGTCGAAACATCGTCAGTCAAAAGAGGTACTCTTGTCGCTCATGGCTTTGCCATCCCAGATAATTATCCTGTTATTCACGCTGGATGGGGACATACTAca tTTGGTGGAAGACCTTCCAATGTGCTTCTCCATACGCAGATGTACACAATAAACAATCAGCTATGTGCCACTCGTTATCAGCAATTAAATGGTGTCGTTACACCCAACATGATTTGCGCTGGTCTCCTAGATATTGGAGGTCGTGATGCTTGCCAGGGAGACTCTGGTGGTCCCTTATACGCGACGGGTCAAAATGGACATATTATCGTTGGTGTCGTATCCTGGGGACATAGATGTGCCAACGAAACCTTCCCTGGACTAAGTACCAACGTTGCTTCTTATACCAACTGGGTATTGGAAAACGCtcgctaa
- the LOC110995697 gene encoding trypsin, alkaline C-like yields the protein MSLLPLAVLLFVGNALATSNRIVGGEETSIEKYPYIVQLEGYSTFTGNWNQICGANILLKDWILSAAHCFEGWDYRPEYRRIRAGTTYRSEGGAVHYVDYEKKHPEYRKASRFDADINIVKLSTPLVWNPVIQRATIVSQGYELPDNAPVVHAGWGDTSFDGVASRVLRHVELYTINNILCRDRYKLLPGTNVVTPNMICAGLLDIGGRDACQGDSGGPLYAGEIVVGIVSWGHNCANATFPGISTKVSSYTDWIIRNAR from the exons atgtcGCTTCTTCCGTTGGCAGTCCTGCTTTTTGTAg GAAACGCCCTCGCCACATCCAATCGAATTGTTGGGGGAGAAGAGACTTCAATCGAAAAGTATCCATACATAGTGCAATTGGAGGGCTATAGTACATTTACTGGTAACTGGAACCAAATATGTGGAGCCAATATCCTCTTAAAAGACTGGATTTTGTCAGCAGCGCACTGTTTTGAAGGATG GGACTATAGACCTGAATACAGACGTATCAGAGCTGGAACTACCTACCGTAGTGAAGGTGGAGCTGTGCACTACGTAGATTATGAGAAAAAACATCCAGAATACCGCAAAGCCTCAAGATTCGATGCCGACATCAACATTGTGAAATTGTCTACTCCTCTGGTCTGGAATCCAGTGATCCAGAGAGCAACTATCGTGTCACAAGGCTATGAACTGCCTGATAACGCCCCTGTGGTCCACGCAGGGTGGGGAGACACTTCT tttGATGGAGTTGCATCAAGGGTTCTCCGACATGTAGAATTGTACACAATCAACAATATACTCTGCAGGGATCGCTACAAACTACTACCAGGCACTAACGTCGTTACACCTAACATGATATGTGCTGGACTGTTAGATATTGGAGGGCGTGATGCCTGTCAGGGAGACTCTGGTGGTCCATTGTATGCTGGAGAGATTGTCGTCGGTATAGTATCCTGGGGACACAATTGCGCAAATGCAACATTCCCTGGCATTAGTACCAAAGTCTCTAGTTACACTGACTGGATCATTAGGAACGCTCGCTAA
- the LOC110995718 gene encoding trypsin, alkaline B-like — MWTHNMNNLHTLVFVIFLASTLAKSSRIVGGQDTSIEQYPDIVQVEMHLGWGVWNQECGATILKTYWVLSAAHCFDDWLYTPEDRRIRAGSTYRNTGGFIHYVDYEINHPSFHVASPFDADIAVVKLKTPLKLSPSIQRGTIVKHGFVTPDNLPVVHAGWGDTSFNGLPSSILQHVQVYTVNNDLCNQRYRQLGGSSVTRNMICAGLLDVGGRDACQGDSGGPLYASGDRGSVIIGVVSWGHRCANATYPGISTNVASYTDWILVNAI, encoded by the exons ATGTGGACTCACAATATGAATAACTTACATACATTAGTGTTCGTTATTTTTCTTG CGTCTACCCTGGCTAAGTCTAGCCGTATTGTCGGTGGCCAAGACACAAGCATTGAGCAATATCCCGACATAGTTCAAGTGGAGATGCATCTTGGTTGGGGTGTATGGAATCAAGAATGCGGTGCAACTATTCTAAAAACTTACTGGGTCTTATCAGCAGCTCATTGCTTCGATGattg GCTCTATACACCCGAGGACAGACGTATCAGAGCTGGAAGCACTTACCGTAACACTGGTGGTTTCATACACTATGTGGACTATGAGATTAACCACCCTAGTTTCCACGTGGCATCCCCATTCGACGCTGACATCGCTGTTGTGAAACTTAAAACTCCTCTCAAACTTTCTCCTTCAATCCAAAGAGGAACTATTGTTAAACACGGCTTCGTAACTCCAGATAATTTACCAGTAGTACATGCTGGATGGGGAGATACAAGT ttcaACGGATTGCCGTCATCGATCCTTCAGCATGTTCAGGTATATACAGTCAACAATGATCTTTGTAACCAACGTTACCGGCAGTTAGGTGGATCAAGCGTTACTCGTAATATGATTTGTGCTGGTCTCCTGGATGTCGGAGGTCGTGATGCCTGTCAGGGAGACTCTGGCGGTCCATTATACGCAAGCGGTGATAGAGGTAGTGTCATCATTGGCGTTGTCTCCTGGGGACATAGATGCGCTAACGCAACCTATCCTGGAATTAGTACTAATGTTGCATCTTATACAGACTGGATATTGGTAAATGCTatttga
- the LOC110995707 gene encoding trypsin, alkaline B codes for MPLYIKIDTSYLFIVVEIIFNMSLLPFVVLLFAGCAVAVSNRIIGGEETTIENYPYIVQVEMYHSGNWNQGCGANIILRDWVLSAAHCFEGWNYRPEFRRIRAGSTYRDEGGFIHYVDFDRKHPEYRVLALYDADINVVKLTTPLVWSPTIQKGTIAPQGYVLPDNTPVVHAGWGDTTPGEGIASRVLRHVEIYKVNNSLCTDRYRELPGPNVTPNMICAGLLDIGGRDACQRDSGGPLYAGNVIVGIVSWGHGCANARYPGISTKVSSYTNWIIQNAR; via the exons ATGcctctttatataaaaatcgatACCTCCTATCTTTTCATTGTtgtagaaataattttcaatatgtCACTTCTTCCGTTTGTGGTTCTGCTCTTTGcag GATGTGCTGTCGCCGTTTCCAACCGGATTATAGGGGGAGAAGAGACCACAATTGAAAATTATCCGTATATAGTGCAAGTGGAGATGTACCATTCAGGCAACTGGAATCAAGGATGTGGAGCCAACATTATCTTAAGAGACTGGGTTTTATCAGCTGCTCACTGTTTTGAAGGAtg gaACTACAGACCAGAGTTCAGACGTATCAGAGCTGGATCCACCTACCGTGACGAAGGCGGATTTATCCACTACGTAGATTTTGACAGAAAACACCCTGAGTACCGTGTACTCGCACTGTATGACGCTGACATCAATGTTGTAAAACTGACTACTCCCCTGGTCTGGAGTCCAACGATCCAGAAGGGAACCATTGCGCCTCAGGGTTACGTCCTTCCTGACAACACCCCCGTAGTCCACGCCGGCTGGGGAGATACTACT CCAGGCGAAGGGATTGCATCAAGGGTCCTCCGTCACGTGGAAATATACAAAGTGAACAACTCACTCTGCACTGACCGCTACAGAGAATTACCAGGCCCTAATGTTACACCCAACATGATCTGTGCTGGTCTGTTAGACATTGGAGGCCGTGATGCCTGTCAGAGAGACTCTGGTGGTCCATTATACGCCGGAAATGTTATCGTCGGTATTGTATCCTGGGGCCATGGATGCGCAAATGCACGTTACCCTGGCATCAGTACCAAAGTCTCTTCATACACAAACTGGATCATTCAAAACGCTCGCTAA